The sequence acaattatgtttaaagaaatccaaCCTATTGGCTTTATTTCATGGTCAACAACTTGGAACTGTCCATCAGTCCACGGgttaataacaatatcatttgGAACACAAGATTGTTGAATGATTGTGATATCTGCACATGGATCACATAGGGCTTGAATTTCTGTATCATTGTTGATAATAACAGGTATTAAGGCACGTCTGTTAGTTTCAGTTCTAAtacaatttatggaattattatttgcactatttGCGGTTGTAGATCTTCCAGATGTCGAGTTGcgattgttgttgttgcggcgggaATTTGAAGAGTACAAACTTATAGTTTTGACTGCTGTGTTATTATCAGAACTAGTTGAACTGCTAGAAGATGGGATTTGGGCATTAGTTTGACTGTTGGTATATTGATTTTGTTGTGACGTGTTTCTTGGTTGAGCTATGGTTGAACCACGTGGAGGAGGTGGTAAACTGCACATAAAAGATGCATGGCCTTTGTTTCCACATCTCCAACAAGTAATATCACGAACATCGTCAGTTACTGGATTGTATTTACGACGTTGTTCATCATGTGAATAAGAAgatcgaatttgagatttcggAGAATGTTTCTTATGCTCTTGTTTTGCACTGCGAATAGCATCAAGTGCAGTTGCCCTGTCAATTAATTCTTCAACAGTATTCGTATTTTGAGTAGCTAATGCAATTTGCCATTTTTCCTCGGTAATATCACCTATGATCATAGAAATACGGTCAGGTTGGGGAATGGTGAAGGGAGCTTTTTCCAAAAGAgcgtcttttgaataaatataatctactaaACTTTCATTATGCCTCAACTTTCGTTCACTTTGGTGAGCCAAAAATTCTTGCATTGTAATACGCCTTTTAAATCTTGAGGCGAGAGCATTTTTCCAAGTaatccaatcattaaaattttttcctgttgttaattgccaattttttgcagATCCTGAGAGGCGAGAAAtagcattagttaattttaattcgtcGGACCAGTTAGCtaaagttgaaattctttcaacttcctttaaccattcaagtgcattttcaattatatcacctttaaatatttggattgaaTTTGCAGTGTCATTTGTAGATGTGATttgaatcacatttggatttacTTGTCTTTCTAATGTTTTTGCGTTTCCATTAATGTAGAAAGAATAGCTGCGATATTCGGATCTATTTGAGAAGGCGGAGGCATAGGAAGTGGTGATTGTGTAGaagaattacttaaaagttctacttGTTTTCGCAGAGATTCAATCTCTGTCAATAAATGTGCATTATCAGAAATTGCCTCCTCAGCGTTATTAAGATTCTGCACTCGAAGAACATTTAATTCTTCCAAAGTTCcttcactatttcttttattattatcctcTACAATACGCAAAATTAGTTCATTCTTATTTCCAGTTAGCGAAAGATTTCTGAAacgtaattcttttttcagttgaacTATCGTTAAAGTTTGTAGCGGTTGCgagtctaaagaattaaaaatgatatcctcttttgttgacatttttttttttttttttatttctgttcactGTTCTTGACGAACGAAATAAAttagcgaagattgcttggcgacgttcttgtttaaaaagcgaagattgcttggcgatgTTCTTGTTAAtaaagcgaagattgcttggcgatgttcttgtttaaaaagcaagcaataaattttgcaaacagaataatttttttgaaggtaaTGCGAAATCAATATTCAACATTCGTTAGAATACTCGCACTGATTTGTACAAGGTTTTATCACaagtaaaatgaaagtatataaagTATCTCATAAACTTCACTTACTATGCGTGGGCGATTCTTGGAATACGTTCAGGCAGAAACAATCTTGGCGAGATTATCATTCCTTGGCGAGGATTCTGAAAGTTCCAAAGAAGGCTTAACTAGtgcgatgttttttttataaaatattatttgaaattccttttgcaAGTCCATTAGATTCCGGCTGCGCCATATAAAGCTGATTTATAATtagcctcttgaaatttaaatgttaagaaagagttcttaattagaaaaataaaaatctattattgtggtaaagcatatgcgtaggttacaaccatggcgaacatcgacaaccaaacatctgttgccaacattcgttttcacaagttaacataagctaaacgattacaattctttcatcgatacacaaagtgaaccttacaaTTCATCCTCATGCTTTTCGGTATCCGGATTATCCCAGAtgaaaactacatatttcattatctaatttggccAGATCCAAATAAATTCGTTCGAAATTGCCTAAAAgggatttaatttctttttcctgagGTTCATCGACCCTTAATCTTTCAATCAGAACGTTATACGTTTTCGTAAAGTTAGATCTAATAGGTATTCGCTTCTTAAAGAACATCtccatttttattcctttatttaattcttattgcaaataaaaacagatgtaTCGTATTTTTAGCGATCACGTTCGGGTTCACCACAATGTTGAGACTatatctgaatttcatttcattcagtcgtttcttctctaataagattcaaagatgtgggttCGTAACGTGAAATAATTCACTCGTTGTTAATCTGACTCCAGTTTTATTCTCTCttatttacaattctatttacctGCTATATATAGTTGCTTGCTTTGtatagttgccatatacaaaaacatatattGGTTTCGCGAGTAATTAATTCTGACTTTAGAGTTCTGAAAGTAAGTTATAGCTCTAATATGCTTAAAGTTAAAactagtttttagccaaaggcgctcgtaacaaaGAGATTCGTCAAAGTCCAGAACTTAAATTTTGTTGAcgactttttctatatttcatatacgataAATTAAGAATGGAATATTACGCATTGAATTAACTATAGGTAATGTTTACATCGTTATcgcattattcaatttttattgcattataaatagcatcaaagaagaaatattataaaaataagcatttatgaaTACTCACAACAAACTGggtgaatgaaaaaaaagtgaaatgaaaattagaaacgGAAGCATGCAAAACGAATAGAACAATAGGGGAATAGGCCTACTGTATGAATCTTAGCATTGAGCTTATAACTAAATCTAATACTCTTTGACAGGCTTATGAGATAGTAGTAGTATTTCTTTGAACATGATATATTATTGTATCACTAAGCAATGGTGTATTTAAGGACATcattattaatacaatttaagGGACCCGCACATCTAAAAGATTGCTATTACTTGCACATAGACActgttatttttcaaacaatctACAACTAAACAATACGCTCTAGTTTAAATATTCATAGGATTTCCAATATGGTATAAATAACTCATTGATTTTAGAAATTGGAGTTTAATTTTTGTATGActcaaatttattacattattcctATACGgcgtgtaaaatttaaattttataaatatggaaacttcaatagaaattttaatcgaatatatatatatattaacgaaTCAATAAGGATTCGGCTTGCTTTCTAATACTTTGGTATCTgatatttaatgtaattgaatTCATAATACATTTATCAGCctcttttcattcataaaaaaaatcgttgaaaGATTTTGTCTATGATTCATCATGGAATTGCGGAAACAGAAATGTCATCTcgaatctttttttagaatttcaagaaTACTTTATTTCACAAAGCTAGcacattatttcaataatttaaaaatgtacatgGTTTAGCACTTTGATGCAAAACAGGGTAGGAACAGTTTCGAAACTATCAGAAAACTTAAAGAGTTTTTACTATTGGCTGAATTTTAATACCGATGATCAAAAGATGGTTGCAAACTCGAATCCTTTGTTGTTAAAGCATTCACTGCTAttcataaattctatttaattagatgattTCCTACTCCACTCTCTCATAACTAtgtttatctaattaaatagcaAATGGCAATCAATGGCATGGGCCATATGACACTACctgaaattaagatattaattaatgtcactgaaaaaataaattgctaaaatttgaTAATCTCATTCTCAAtcagatttttttccattgatgaCACGATTATGAGTCTTTTTGAGCATGAAACAAACCAAGAAAGAACCAACCATATTCAgaccaaatttcaatcattctTTTACAGATCTTGGATGAATAGACAAAAGGTTTGTTCAACGCAGTCttcaaaaagaaacataaaaatttgaacatttcaatgaaaaattaattgatgcaactaaaatttaataaaacttagtTATATTTCTGAGAACGAATGGAgtgatattataaatgtttatcatatgaataaaatcaaaatatatctatagtcagaatttgaattttttttcagagcattactgagaaaacaaacaaacaaacaaacagggGAGATAAAAATGATAGATATCTAATAGATGTGTATGTAAAATCACAGGGTTCAGAATCTATGCATATAAGATTCAAACCCCGTAGGAGTGGAAGCCAAACGGGAAATGAAAGGACGCTGTAAAGCATCCCATCCGATAGGATAGCACCGAAAGGCTATCCAAGATTCGGCAGCCAGTTAGTTTATACTAAAGTCCTTTGGAatgccaaacaaaaaaaaagcagtaaatataaaaagtaaaaataggaaGTATGGAAAAggcaaataattgtttaaaaatataggaaagagaaattgaaaaagaaaagtagaaatagaacagcaaaaatgtaaaagacaaaaattgcataaaatgtgAGTGAGTATATATCCATAATAATTAATGACAAATAATTATAGTTCTGTAGTCAACAGTTTCTTAACGATCATGATGCCGGATTTCCTTACAAGTTGAAATTTCTGTAAGATTCTCAATTCCATTTCCATCCTGTCAGAAGATTACTATTCGCCTGTGTCATGGCCTAGGgatagcgtgtcttccccgtgatctgggcgccccgggttcgagttctggttcgggcatgACTTTTCTTtaccttgtgttctatctgtgaggtgtgtgaaagagcccacTGCTcccagtaaaaaggggttgtgcacgaGAGTATGAGAATGTCCtctttatatgagctagaagtcagacttctgccctcgggtgttcaggggtctttaccttcagaagctactgcacaaacttggcttaaatcgctgacttcgtcagagtgcttgtctatggcaagtacCATAAGTAGTAGTAACAACAGACCACTATTGAAGTTGATTATTCAAAAGCTCACACTCTTCGATCACGTGTGGAACCGTACTTACTGTTTTCCTATTGAAACGTGcatcacttttgaaaaaaaaaaatatgaactgaaAAGTCTTAGAAGCTTAATAAtaagcttttaattattaattaaaagcttattataattcaattttgattataatgaatatatcgaataatgaaatatatcgactatcaaatgaaaaattttgaaaaggaaagtGTTCATAGTACTATATATACCGAtggatttaaacaaaataatagagTTATATATGTCTCTGTACTTTACCAAACAAACAAGAGATTGATAAAAAAGGATTTAGATTAacaattattgcaataatttcatgGCAGAGACTACAGCAACTAGGTAGGCTGttgaatacattataaataataagaaaaaaggcgtcaaaattatatcaaattccaGATCATCTTTTATGCCCTTCAATTCTCTCTCTAATAAAAAGAAGTATATTAACcatattagatttataattgatagatatcaatataaaatttaactcttCAGGATAAAAGCACATATAGGGTTTGCTGAAAATGAAAGGGTTGACACCTTGACTGATtacaactgaaaaattaaaactgaatgataGATGAAAATGATGAATTCTTGGCTAAATAGATGGCAGAAATCCACAACAGGTAAATggatgaaacatttattttataatatgagcATCAAAGGGATCcaagcaaatttttgttttaaccaAATTCTCATTGACCATGATGTGTATACATATGGATTTAGCTTCTTTGCTGATGGCTTCCAGGTCTGAAACTCCAATTTACCGAAGAATCTCCCTGTGAGTGGGTCTGATGCATGCTCAATCCGACAAGGCCAAATCCCCTCCAACTGGTGCTACGTGGAATTTGGAGAAATGTTGTAGGTTTAGGTTCATCTGAGATCAaatcaaaattacgaggaccattcctaaaaaaatcttgttgttgtttcttatggcacttgccacgaacaagcccgctgttacgaagacagcgatttaagctggagggggagcgtctcttatttttataatagcgccaactacggccaagagtacgactttgctactcacgcatcacacattcgcttgcacacaccctttttacaggagaacacattcacacatctcacagatagaacaacggaaaaacaaccatgcccaaaccgggactcgaatccgggacgtccagattacggggaagacgctctacccctatgccaggacgccggtccTAAGAAATCTTAAATTTACTATTCAATGGAAGTTAAATATAACTTTACCAGAACTAACCTCAGTGATACTTGTTTCAACATAATGgaaagcgaattaaaaaaaaagttttaagaaagaaCTATAGTAGAAGTGAATCTTCTATGTGTATCGTTAGTGTAACCACATCAGAAATACACCTGATCAAttcaattgcatataaataaacgGATGGGTGGGTGGGTGTTGTTGCAATAGCAATGCAAAAGAACAATCGTGGATGAATCCTCACTGGAAAAATTATAACCACTCTAATAGGCGTGCATCTCATCATAGATAGGAAGTAACTCAAGTACTTACTATGTCCAACAAGGGAAGCAAGCACCAACACCTTCATATTTGGGGTGTGAACTGGTGGAGAAGACTCGGGtatgaatataaataagataaagtgACACAATtcataatttccttaaattaGAATTGCATATTAATTACGGATTGCAAATCATAAAGGAGACACATGTCGTAACTAAGAATAAAACAtcatagttttaattaatgaataaaaagagatatgtggtgaaaaaaattattattttgatcacttgtttcttttcttcttaacgCTTatcttaagttatatttatttcttcatgatCTGAAATACATTCCACCtgaatttgtctttttaataaattgttttcttgtcAGAGTTATGAATAACaagtcttaaattttatttacaaagcaGATTTATacttgaattttcaatttcaaaaagttctGTTGTTAACTTGTTTTGCGGGGCcgtgatggcctggtggtaaggtcttagAACCggggggtttcaggttcaagacccaaTTATACCGAAGAACCATCGAATAAGCGAGTCCGGTGAGAGGATTTCAAACTCAGATGTCATCCTCACTatctgactgcagttcaaaactgcgaaatccgtcccaaaataacgtTTGTGTTAGTTTAAAACGGggagttaatataactaaactaaattaataatttcttttgtgaaTATAAATGAGCATTATGATTAAATTCGatgctggatttttttaaaaaaaacttgatatgTATGTTATGGCTGTccgaaattcaaaaaattaagttataaaatcaCAATCAGAGTTAAAGTTGTGAAACAATCATACACATTGCACTTGAAATTAGAATCCGCACTTTCATTGTTGCATCGagttttttcatatgtttttttcatttattttcatgaaatatgtgTATCCATCAGCGATTGAAgaacttttaagaataaatgtaaacaattatagaattattttatataactgaaaacttttaaatctaaacaattaaaattccaaaacttcctttaaaaatatGCGAAAATAAGATAgcgatatttatttgtaatattttattttgatttttttaagatttgaattttgGTAATTGATATTTAAGTGTAATTTTTCTCCCAGTGATTGTGGCATCATATTCCCTTCCACATTATATATCTCAACGCAAgagttgtaaaaaaattaacttattacgcaagaattatattttattttgagcagaattgtttgcttttttactccttgtttatttttatgacgaAGCTTTTAAGCAAATTTCTGTTATAGGAATGTCTGGCGATACAACTTTTGCCTCGgtaaatccattttattttaatttcaatgaattttattaatagcatttaacataataaacttgcttcttttaattttttaggttaaaaaaatcttactttttggggggttttatattaaattatttttagaaataatcttgTTTGATTTGCAAGTCGCTATTGGAACTTTCATAGCTAAAATTCGCATTTCCTcattactatataattttttagaaataaattgtaaaactcTGTTGTTTTtcgaattgaattaaaatgcaaaacaaatttgaGGAAGattaagaaaacataatttttctatttgcagTTGATTAATCAGtgcttttaaataagaaatattaaaaaagatgtaTCAGTTTACGTTCAGTTCTtggatttaaaaagaataaattgaaagttactaataaatacttatttacaaGTGTTTTTACAAAagtatcttcaaaaattaaataaaccttccataaacagttttataaaaaatgaaaacagaacaGATTGAAAATATATAGCAAGCAAAAACGGATGTTTAAAAAAGCTCggattaatgcatttaaaattgagagcgccataaaagaaatttaaatttcgattaagctaacaaataaatgcatattttcaactattaatttgctataaaatgttatcataaatataaatgtatatacttGTTTTTAGTTTAactataattattcataatccaattaaatgttattttaagttatttttttcagatattgttGGCTGAGCCCTCATCTAACGGCAGCTTCATTTCGATTCCTTCAAATGATTCTTGTAACGATGAATTGTTCCTGTTCTTAACAACATCCTGCCAACTAATGGGAAGTggcgttattttaatattaatatattatttagaagaaGATAGCATATTCTACGCACTAACAACGATGGTGgctttaatgatatttattacttttattttatcaattccaAAATGGAGAAATACTTGCAGATCTCGTAAGAGGAGATTAGTTTCACCTTTCTGGGTTCCCTCAGATTCCATTGAGCACTTCGCATTTTCACCACAGCTGATGAACAGTGAATCTTCTAGAACTCTCTTCAAAATTTCCAGTGTAGATACAATGAGAGAAACTGGAAGTTCtaaaggtatttaaatatttaatagaataataggCTACAATTCaagttgaaattatataaaaatcaataagtgATCTTATTCCTATTGGATAACTTATTATTCTTTAACGTGTTTCATGGTTTATAGAAAGAACTcgatgatttattttgttttgttttattttaatgaatttttaaattaaaaagtgtacaagcataaatttctattaaattttaatcttattaaggaaaatttcttattatgctaatttaATGCATAGTTTATTTGTAATATCAGTTTCAGTTATCACTggtaaaagcaaatttaaaaactttccaaataaaaaactttttttagcattccgtttattaacttaaaaatttataaacaatattagtCGATAGCACGGGAAATTATAAACTTCCTTGACTCTTAAAAACTGAAACTTAACTTCCTTGACACTTAAAAACTGAAACTTAACTTCCTTGACACTTAAAAACTGAAACTTAACTTCCTTGACACTTAAAAACTGAAACTTTACTTCCTTGACACTTAAAAACTGAAACTTTACTTCCTTGACACTTAAAAACTGAAACTTAACTTCCTTGACACTTAAAAACTGAAACTTAACTTCCTTGACACTTAAAAACTGAAACTTAACTTCCTTGACACTTAAAAACTGAAACTTAACTTCCTTGACACTTAAAAACTGAAACTTAACTTCCTTGACACTTAAAAACTGAAACTTAACTTCCTTGACACTTAAAAACTGAAACTTAACTTCCTTGACACTTAAAAACTGAAACTTAACTTCCTTGACACTTAAAAACTGAAACTTAACTTCCTTGACACTTAAAAACTGAAACTTAACTTCCTTGACACTTAAAAACTGAAACTTAACTTCCTTGACACTTAAAAACTGAAACTTAACTTCCTTGACACTTAAAAACTGAAACTTAACTTCCttgacacttaaaaaaaaatggagtaaagTACTAATGTTTTGAAAATGGACAATTTTTAGCAGAATTTACTACTAATCCTTTGCACCCGTATGTCTGTCTCCAGgtaccattcaagacggtgcatcattttgatgtttacttatttttaaaaaaatttgactatcaaaaatatctacagaatattAAGATGCCTACAAATTGGTAGataaaaaatacctaaattttgtagattaattttttgggatacttcaatttaaaacaattatatacatttatttttcagagtaatTAACAAATCCTTGCAATAGATAATAATCATGCATTGAATTACTTATCCATGCAAAGGGTTAAACGCCAGTATTCTGAGAACATAAACCTTGTttgtatcttttaaaaacattgttatcaACCGATGATGCTACTATTGATGAGATTTTTCGTTCTGTCAACTGGTTTTTGATAAGACctttatatactttttcattCACGTTATAAATTTCCTCTTCATTGAAACAGAATTTTAGTAAatctgtaaatgattttttattcacttcctgATGTAttagtcttaaaatttaaatatttgtgttcttgctaataacttttaaaattctgtgcCTGAGAACATAATTCCTCTTTAATACCTTAGTTTTAAATTGACTTCTATTCGAATGAGCCAcctattaatgaaatttagagaAAGAATCGTCATGAAATTACATAATGTTTGGTATAGCATGACAAAGTATGGCTTTTACGccataaaatgaaagcaaactaAGACTCTATAATAgcgaattataaaaatttaaagagttaaaaaaacaaatggaaaacaattgctttgaaaaacctttattaatgtactaaaatgtAAATGTTCATAAAAGAATCTGGACATCGAAATAAA comes from Argiope bruennichi chromosome 2, qqArgBrue1.1, whole genome shotgun sequence and encodes:
- the LOC129961759 gene encoding uncharacterized protein LOC129961759 isoform X2 — protein: MSGDTTFASILLAEPSSNGSFISIPSNDSCNDELFLFLTTSCQLMGSGVILILIYYLEEDSIFYALTTMVALMIFITFILSIPKWRNTCRSRKRRLVSPFWVPSDSIEHFAFSPQLMNSESSRTLFKISSVDTMRETGSSKARTSTSAAEETSKESYVIFTKEKSKTIDEAVVSIDI